Within the Osmerus mordax isolate fOsmMor3 chromosome 21, fOsmMor3.pri, whole genome shotgun sequence genome, the region AGTACATATGTACCAGTATATGTATAATAATacactacatgcacacacaaacactaccctACACATGCATGGAATTGtaattaatttttttaaattacatttcatCCCAAGAGATTTGTGAAAATGGGTACCAATAATATTCCATTCCACCATGATTATTTGAAGGGTAGTAATAGGGGAAGCGTTTATGGTGTTCagtatggaggattataggggccaaaactaaatacACACAATTAAATAATTGAATGAAACAATGGTTCAGTGTTGTTCATAACCATTCTGCGGTAAAATCTATTTAGGACTCGGCATTAACGCGTCTCAACGACCTTTCATGTCCGTCACCTAACTTAATATAACCTACTTTGCAGTATGGACATACTGCGCTTTAAAGTCGagtgggtggctcttaaaagagcctttgggaTTTGACAGCGACAGTTGTAACCTAAATTACTTTGTTTTAACGGCTTTCTCGGTTTTCTTGGGCAGAAGGACTGCCTGGATGTTAGGCAAAACTCCACCCTGAGCAATAGTGACTCCTCCAAGAAGTTTGTTCAGCTCTTCGTCGTTGCGGACGGCCAACTGCAGGTGACGAGGGATGATACGAGTCTTCTTGTTGTCGCGGGCAGCATTACCAGCCAACTCAAGAATTTCAGCAGTCAAGTACTCGAGAACTGCGGCCAAATAGACCGGTGCACCAGCTCCAACACGTTGAGCATAGTTGCCTTTGCGGAGAAGTCTATGCACTCGGCCCACGGGAAACTGGAGACCGGCGCGTGATGATCTGGTCTTAGCCTTAGCCCTGGCTTTGCCTCCTGTTTTGCCTCTTCCGCTCATGATTTACTATCAATATGATTCAAAGATAATACTATATGGATGTCGCACCACATGTATATACTCCTCTAGAACTGCATCTCATTGGCCATTAGGTCGGTGCGGTCCTATCCAATCGGAGAAAGGTTATACTTTGCTTCCTTCTTTCCCGGTGGCGATGCGCGCGCACATTCATGAGCCAGCTTGTCACCGACTGCCCTTTCCTCTGCTCCGCGCTTATGCTTGAGAACTTGATTTGAGGATTTTCAAACCTTAACCGATTTAAAAGGACTCCGCTCCCTCTAGTGCATTACAGAGGTCCTGTAGTATGGTAAAAGACCGACCGGGTAAGGGAAGTTGAGGAGGCGGGAGGTGAAGCGTACGAGCGTTTAACTTGCGTAGCTAGTCAAGAAAGAGATCCCGCCTCAACGTTGTGAAGAGCGGGAGGCGTGCCTTATACATTTGCATCCCACCCTTTAGATAAATTAAGAACTGCGCGTCTATGAGCTACTATAGTCAATACGCGTTGATAGTAAACCATGCCAGAGACAGCAAAGTCCGCGCCCAATAAGGGATCCAAGAAGGCCGTTTCTAAAACTGCCGCAAAAGGCGGTAAGAAGCGTAGAAAGTCTAGGAAAGAAAGTTATGCTATCTACGTGTACAAAGTGCTAAAGCAGGTCCACCCTGATACCGGCATATCTTCCAAGGCGATGGGAATCATGAATTCTTTCGTCAACGACATTTTTGAGCGCATCGCTGGCGAATCTTCTCGTCTGGCTCACTACAACAAGCGTTCAACCATCACCTCCAGGGAGATCCAGACCGCCGTGCGCCTGCTGCTCCCGGGTGAACTTGCCAAACACGCCGTCTCCGAGGGCACCAAGGCGGTGACCAAGTACACCAGCTCCAAGTAAACGGATGCCATTTGACAATTCTGTAACAccccaaaggctcttttaagagccactcACTATATTTATAAGATGGATGTTCCATGGTGCTTGCAATTGCAAACGTAGTGATTTTGCTATGAGTAGCCTATAGGGGACACATACAAGTTGGACCCTATGCAAATATTTGACCAATTATGACCGTATTACTCACCATCATGACACTGATTGCTCTCAGGGTTATGTAGTGATGTGAAGTTTGGACCATCTTACTGACAAGTCTTTGTCTTTCAGTGAAATTAACAGATCTTTCCAAATAATTTCATACCAGTGATTCACATGTCTGTTCATATAGCCCCATCTGTTTATTTTTCTTCTGGATGTGTACAATTTGGCCAGATCCAGATGATCAAAACCAACTTTGGTAGCTTGGTGGTGTGATTGTGATCTTTGGTTTTTCTTCACACCTACTTTTGCATTGGCATTCATGGAGGGAAGCATCAGTACCCTAGTTTTCCCTTTGCCATAAACATTCATGGGAAGCCCATGAAAGCCAAACCCTAAACTTCttgatttattttccttttttagaatcagaatctgtTTTATTGCCAAGTAATAAACAGACAAAGCCAACCATGTCCAACTATGGCCTAGATAACAGCATTATTGTGATGGCAAGGATTGGGTGACATTAATAGCTTCTAGCAATTACATCAATATACTCAGCTATGTTCTCGGTCATGAACAATGTATTGTCGCCACctaaacaaagaaacagattacATAGAACATTTGTAGATTATTTTGATACTTTATTTAACTAATTTAAAGGAAATATTTTTGTAAAGAAATGTACATTTCTATAACTTTCTTCCATTCCAAAAGAGATGCCCTTATTTGAGGTGATTGCACAGAATTACATCACATCAGACCTGAgaataaaatacaatttacaTATTTAAAGTCAATGTAAACAAAGCCCCACCAACTGCTGACAACTTTTAGCATCAATTTAAAATGAATACCCTACTGTATATGCATTACTAAATGTTGATTTATCAAAtcaataaaatattttaatcAACAATAATACCACAACGTTACATTAGTTTTCAAAACATATGAGCTTTTCTTATCTAAATGCAGTAATTTCTTTATGCTTTATCAACATAATGGCTGTGCCAGAGTATCAAGTGTTTCGGTAGACCTCAGGAAACTTCTACAGtatattgtttttgtttctttacAGATTAGAGGTAGACTTCAGACAATATCATCTCTCATCATCCCTCTCATACGTATAAACTAGGATGGCAATATTTGATGAAACTGAATTTAAGTACTTAAAGGGATACATGTGTAATTTGTTCATTGCCTATATAATAACAATAGTGACAATAGTGATTTTTTTCTTCCAATGCTTTCAGATGGCTTGGCAGGGTCGGCTCCAAGGGAGGGTCATTGACGGGCAATGCCACCCAAAATGGAATGCTGTTCTATAAGAGAGATATATACAAAATGCCCTCTTGTGGAAACCAAATGCATCCGATTCATTCTGGAGCTGAGCCTGTGGCTAGGACTATGATTACATATTTTGAAAGGGCTATGGCATAATCAGCAGGCTTGACTAAGAGCTCTATTAATATGAGCCATAATCTATCTGGCCATGTATCTGGcaaatctaaaggtttgacacaaacaattaAATCAATCCGATATCTGTGGCAGTCACacgactgtaataaacacgaccaatcattaagATTGGACTGGCACTAATGATTTGGACGGCATTATGACTGAATTACTGGTTACTAGTCTATCTACCTCCCGCAGTAGTCAGCGCGTTGATGTGTTTTGGAGTGgctttaaagggaggggtgggatatttgggtgtgctttgccttcggcaagggcacaacctttgttctctcacatatatattattatttttttaatttaattttttatttctttttgcccctctaaaactcagtcaatatttggcctacatagacaacctaggtgtcaaaagtttcgtcttggtagcgattgagttgcttctattggaatttacgttcggttgcatggtttaggctcaagttaagtttttgtggcaaaaagtgaagctaacggtggctaatttgctagccagtcactgacgttcctaacgtcactaacgtcacgaaaacacgcgtgactacctttggcagaacatttgtttcgcatctgttaacttgggggatagctaggctaactatagctttactgcaaggcagttACAGAAACGCCACacgcaaagaggccagggtgataactatttactcattttactttgtgatatgacacacaattgtgatgtgtaatgtacaatataagctgatattattaaggaagtacatctactttcggaaacagtagtctactatttcactgaagtattagcatcatgacattagcctgtattgcccgggcaacacatactacagtggtct harbors:
- the LOC136965360 gene encoding histone H2A-like; amino-acid sequence: MSGRGKTGGKARAKAKTRSSRAGLQFPVGRVHRLLRKGNYAQRVGAGAPVYLAAVLEYLTAEILELAGNAARDNKKTRIIPRHLQLAVRNDEELNKLLGGVTIAQGGVLPNIQAVLLPKKTEKAVKTK
- the LOC136965361 gene encoding histone H2B-like — its product is MPETAKSAPNKGSKKAVSKTAAKGGKKRRKSRKESYAIYVYKVLKQVHPDTGISSKAMGIMNSFVNDIFERIAGESSRLAHYNKRSTITSREIQTAVRLLLPGELAKHAVSEGTKAVTKYTSSK